From a single Streptomyces rubradiris genomic region:
- a CDS encoding nitrilase-related carbon-nitrogen hydrolase, which produces MANVVRAALVQATWTGDTATMVAKHEEHAREAARQGARIIGFQEVFNAPYFCQVQEPEHYRWAEPVPDGPTVRRMRDLARETGMVLVVPVFEVEQSGFYYNTAAVIDADGSYLGKYRKHHIPQVKGFWEKYYFKPGNLGWPVFDTAVGKVGVYICYDRHFPEGWRQLGLNGAQLVYNPSATHRGLSAHLWQLEQPAAAVANEYFVAAINRVGQEEYGDNDFYGTSYFVDPRGRFVGEVASDKSEELLVRDLDFGLIEDVRQQWAFYRDRRPDAYEGLVRP; this is translated from the coding sequence ATGGCCAACGTCGTCCGCGCCGCCCTGGTCCAGGCCACCTGGACCGGTGACACCGCGACCATGGTGGCGAAACACGAGGAGCACGCCCGCGAGGCGGCCCGCCAAGGCGCGCGGATCATCGGCTTCCAGGAGGTCTTCAACGCCCCCTACTTCTGCCAGGTCCAGGAGCCGGAACACTACCGCTGGGCCGAGCCCGTGCCCGACGGACCCACCGTGCGCCGCATGCGGGACCTCGCCCGCGAGACCGGCATGGTGCTCGTCGTCCCGGTCTTCGAGGTCGAGCAGTCCGGCTTCTACTACAACACCGCCGCCGTGATCGACGCCGACGGCAGCTACCTGGGCAAGTACCGCAAGCACCACATCCCGCAGGTCAAGGGCTTCTGGGAGAAGTACTACTTCAAACCCGGCAACCTGGGCTGGCCCGTCTTCGACACCGCCGTGGGCAAGGTCGGCGTCTACATCTGCTACGACCGCCACTTCCCCGAGGGCTGGCGCCAACTGGGTTTGAACGGCGCCCAGTTGGTATACAACCCGTCCGCCACCCACCGGGGTCTGTCCGCCCACCTCTGGCAGCTCGAACAGCCCGCCGCGGCCGTCGCCAACGAGTACTTCGTCGCCGCCATCAACCGGGTCGGGCAGGAGGAGTACGGCGACAACGACTTCTACGGCACGTCGTACTTCGTCGACCCGCGCGGACGGTTCGTCGGCGAGGTCGCGAGCGACAAGAGCGAGGAACTCCTGGTGCGCGACCTGGACTTCGGCCTCATCGAGGACGTGCGGCAGCAGTGGGCCTTCTACCGCGACCGCCGCCCCGACGCCTACGAAGGGCTGGTGCGGCCGTGA
- a CDS encoding NmrA/HSCARG family protein produces the protein MSNDKIVSVLGGTGNQGGATARELLSRGWQVRALVRDPGKAEAQALEELGATLVKGDLEDTDSLRAAVDGVHGVFSVQALAYEPETLAAEVRHGKAIADAAKEAGVAHFVYSSVGGAERQTGIDHFESKWEIEEHIKKTGLPATVLRPVFFMNNLLHFADARPERLMRLPVKADKPMQFIASDDIGFFAATAFDNPAEYIGKEIELAGDEITFPQVAEIYERVTGVPTRFEATPVEERMFEWFAEEGYQADIPALRRIHPGLLTLEEFLTRRLRAA, from the coding sequence TTGAGCAACGACAAGATCGTTTCAGTTCTGGGCGGCACCGGTAACCAGGGCGGTGCCACCGCTCGTGAGCTGCTCTCCCGTGGCTGGCAGGTGCGTGCTCTCGTTCGCGATCCCGGCAAGGCCGAGGCCCAGGCCCTCGAGGAGCTGGGCGCCACGCTGGTCAAGGGCGACCTGGAGGACACCGACTCGCTGCGCGCGGCCGTCGACGGCGTCCACGGCGTGTTCAGCGTGCAGGCACTGGCCTACGAGCCGGAGACACTCGCGGCGGAGGTGCGGCACGGCAAGGCCATCGCGGACGCCGCCAAGGAAGCCGGTGTCGCGCACTTCGTCTACAGTTCCGTGGGCGGAGCCGAACGGCAGACCGGCATCGACCACTTCGAGAGCAAGTGGGAGATCGAGGAGCACATCAAGAAGACCGGTCTTCCCGCGACCGTGCTGCGTCCCGTCTTCTTCATGAACAACCTCCTCCACTTCGCGGACGCCCGGCCCGAGCGCCTGATGCGGCTGCCCGTGAAGGCCGACAAGCCGATGCAGTTCATCGCCTCGGACGACATCGGTTTCTTCGCCGCCACCGCCTTCGACAACCCGGCCGAGTACATCGGCAAGGAGATCGAGCTGGCGGGTGACGAGATCACGTTCCCGCAGGTCGCCGAGATCTATGAGCGGGTCACCGGCGTCCCCACGCGCTTCGAGGCCACCCCCGTCGAGGAGCGCATGTTCGAGTGGTTCGCCGAGGAGGGCTACCAGGCGGACATCCCGGCACTGCGCCGGATCCACCCGGGCCTGCTGACCCTCGAGGAGTTCCTGACCCGGCGGCTCCGCGCGGCCTGA
- a CDS encoding NADP-dependent oxidoreductase, which yields MKAAALTSYGAPDVLRPMEIPDPQAGPGTVRVRVRSAGVQHFDSRIRQGWAPPFLDLSFPIVPGNEFAGVVDQVGEGVTAFAPGDEVLGYGTLGSYAQYVVAPADQICRKPASMPWDIAGGFSGNGQGAHMCLEAMGVKQGDTVLVHGAAGALGTFSVQLARAWGATTVIGTADEANHDYLRSIGAVPVTYGEGLAERVRAVAPDGVDAVMDTVGGDALRASVEVVKDRERVRTMVDDETAKELGVPLLGAARSVERLIELTGLHERGLLKLHIREAFPLDRAADAHRALDTGHGRGKLVLLVD from the coding sequence ATGAAGGCAGCTGCCCTGACCTCCTACGGCGCTCCCGACGTGCTGCGACCCATGGAGATACCGGACCCGCAGGCCGGTCCGGGAACGGTACGGGTCCGCGTCCGCTCCGCCGGGGTCCAGCACTTCGACAGCCGCATCCGCCAGGGCTGGGCGCCCCCGTTCCTGGATCTGAGCTTCCCCATCGTGCCCGGCAACGAGTTCGCGGGAGTCGTCGACCAGGTGGGCGAGGGTGTCACCGCCTTCGCGCCCGGCGACGAGGTGCTCGGTTACGGCACCCTGGGCTCCTACGCCCAGTACGTGGTCGCGCCCGCGGACCAGATCTGCCGCAAGCCCGCGTCCATGCCGTGGGACATCGCGGGCGGCTTCTCCGGCAACGGCCAGGGCGCGCACATGTGCCTGGAGGCCATGGGCGTCAAACAGGGGGACACCGTCCTCGTCCACGGCGCGGCCGGGGCGCTCGGCACCTTCTCCGTCCAGCTCGCCCGCGCCTGGGGGGCCACCACCGTCATCGGCACCGCCGACGAGGCCAACCACGACTACCTGCGCTCGATCGGGGCCGTGCCCGTCACCTACGGCGAGGGCCTGGCCGAACGGGTTCGTGCCGTGGCGCCCGACGGGGTGGACGCGGTGATGGACACCGTCGGCGGTGACGCCCTGCGCGCCTCGGTCGAGGTCGTGAAGGACCGCGAGCGCGTCCGCACGATGGTCGACGACGAGACCGCGAAGGAACTGGGCGTGCCACTGCTCGGTGCGGCCCGCTCGGTGGAGCGCCTGATCGAGCTGACCGGACTCCACGAGCGCGGCCTGCTGAAGCTCCACATCCGCGAGGCGTTCCCGCTCGACCGGGCGGCCGACGCGCACCGCGCCCTCGACACCGGTCACGGCCGCGGCAAGCTGGTGCTGCTCGTCGACTGA
- a CDS encoding glycosyltransferase, with protein sequence MRRTDHENRVVGWALLSTLLTTCDAIIHHGGAGTTLASAHAGVPRLAIPHGADNRINAAMIEENDEIVARLTALVK encoded by the coding sequence GTGCGACGGACGGATCACGAGAATCGGGTGGTCGGCTGGGCGCTGTTGTCCACCCTCCTGACCACCTGCGACGCGATCATCCACCACGGCGGCGCGGGCACCACGCTCGCCTCCGCCCACGCGGGCGTTCCGCGACTGGCGATCCCGCACGGCGCCGACAACCGGATCAACGCCGCGATGATCGAGGAGAACGACGAGATCGTGGCGCGGCTGACCGCCCTCGTGAAGTAG
- a CDS encoding TIGR03842 family LLM class F420-dependent oxidoreductase, whose amino-acid sequence MDFGLVLQTDPPASRVVALMRRAEHNGFRYGWTFDSAVLWQEPFVIFSQILANTERLTVGPMVTNPSTRTWEVTASTFATLNDMFGNRTVCGIGRGDSAMRVAGRGPDTLARISEAMRVIRALGRGEEADLGGARIRIPWIKEGAEVPVWMAAYGPKALKMAGEEADGFILQLADLYLTEYMVNAVRDAAAAAGRDPSEVTICVAAPAYVTENDSPEALAHAREQCRWFGGMVGNHVADLVSRYGERSADVPAELTDYIKARQGYDYAHHGRSGNPDTAFVPDEIVDRFCVIGPAERHIEKLTALRALGVDQFAVYDMHDDREGTIDAYGAHIIPALS is encoded by the coding sequence ATGGACTTCGGACTCGTCCTGCAGACCGACCCGCCCGCCTCCCGCGTCGTCGCCCTGATGCGCCGGGCCGAGCACAACGGCTTCCGCTACGGCTGGACCTTCGACTCCGCCGTGCTCTGGCAGGAACCGTTCGTGATTTTCAGTCAGATCCTGGCGAACACCGAGCGGTTGACGGTGGGTCCGATGGTCACCAACCCGAGCACCCGCACCTGGGAGGTCACCGCCTCCACCTTCGCCACCCTCAACGACATGTTCGGCAACCGCACCGTCTGCGGCATCGGCCGCGGTGACTCCGCGATGCGCGTCGCCGGGCGCGGACCCGACACCCTGGCCCGGATCAGCGAGGCCATGCGGGTCATCCGCGCCCTCGGCCGGGGCGAGGAGGCCGACCTCGGCGGCGCCAGGATCCGCATCCCGTGGATCAAGGAGGGCGCCGAAGTCCCCGTCTGGATGGCCGCCTACGGGCCGAAGGCCCTGAAGATGGCCGGCGAGGAGGCCGACGGGTTCATCCTCCAGCTCGCCGACCTGTACCTGACGGAGTACATGGTGAATGCGGTCAGGGACGCGGCGGCAGCCGCCGGCCGCGACCCGTCCGAGGTGACGATCTGCGTCGCCGCCCCGGCCTACGTCACCGAAAACGACTCGCCCGAGGCCCTCGCCCACGCCCGTGAGCAGTGCCGCTGGTTCGGCGGCATGGTCGGCAACCACGTCGCCGACCTCGTCTCCCGGTACGGCGAGCGCTCCGCCGACGTCCCCGCGGAACTCACCGATTACATCAAGGCCCGGCAGGGCTACGACTACGCCCACCACGGGCGCAGCGGCAACCCCGACACCGCGTTCGTGCCCGACGAGATCGTGGACCGGTTCTGTGTCATCGGCCCCGCCGAGCGGCACATCGAGAAACTGACCGCGCTGCGCGCCCTGGGCGTCGACCAGTTCGCGGTGTACGACATGCACGACGACCGCGAGGGCACCATCGACGCCTACGGCGCCCACATCATCCCCGCCCTGAGCTGA
- the hydA gene encoding dihydropyrimidinase yields the protein MSSRTVIRHGLVITASDEIHADVLVEDGRIAALATPHSQSWTADRVIDATGKYVIPGGVDVHTHMELPFGGTHASDTFATGTRAAAWGGTTTIVDFAVQSVGHTLREGLDAWHAKAEGNCAIDYAFHMIVSDVNDETLKEMDLLIEEGITSFKQFMAYPGVFYSDDGQILRAMQRSAENGGLIMMHAENGIAIDVLVRQALARGETGPRHHGEVRKALLEAEATHRAIRLAQVAGAPLYVVHVSATEAVAELARARDEGLNVFGETCPQYLFLSADNLAEPDFEGAKYVCSTPLRPREHQESLWRALRTNDLQVVSTDHCPFCFTGQKDLGRGDFSKIPNGLPGVENRMDLLHQAVVDGRISRRRWIEIACATPARMFGLYPKKGTITPGADADIVIYDPRAEQVMSAATHHMNVDYSAYEGKRVTGRVETVLSRGEPVIVQREYTGRAGHGVFTPRSTCQYLN from the coding sequence ATGAGCAGCCGTACCGTCATCCGCCACGGTCTCGTCATCACCGCGTCCGACGAGATCCACGCCGACGTCCTCGTCGAGGACGGCCGCATCGCCGCCCTGGCCACGCCCCACTCGCAGAGCTGGACCGCGGACCGCGTGATCGACGCCACCGGCAAGTACGTCATCCCGGGCGGAGTCGACGTGCACACCCACATGGAGCTGCCGTTCGGCGGCACCCACGCCTCCGACACCTTCGCGACCGGCACCCGGGCCGCGGCCTGGGGCGGTACGACCACCATCGTGGACTTCGCGGTGCAGAGCGTCGGCCACACCCTGCGCGAGGGCCTGGACGCCTGGCACGCCAAGGCCGAGGGCAACTGCGCGATCGACTACGCCTTCCACATGATCGTCTCCGATGTCAACGACGAGACGCTCAAGGAAATGGACCTGCTGATCGAGGAGGGGATCACCTCGTTCAAGCAATTCATGGCATACCCGGGCGTGTTCTACTCCGATGACGGCCAGATCCTGCGCGCCATGCAGCGCTCCGCCGAGAACGGCGGGCTGATCATGATGCACGCCGAGAACGGCATCGCCATCGACGTGCTGGTCCGGCAAGCGCTGGCCCGGGGCGAGACCGGCCCCCGCCATCACGGGGAGGTCCGCAAGGCGTTGCTGGAGGCCGAGGCCACCCATCGGGCGATCCGGCTGGCACAGGTCGCCGGGGCCCCGCTGTACGTCGTCCACGTCTCGGCGACGGAGGCGGTCGCGGAGCTGGCCAGGGCGCGCGACGAGGGGCTGAACGTCTTCGGCGAGACCTGCCCGCAGTATCTGTTCCTGTCCGCCGACAACCTCGCCGAACCGGACTTCGAGGGCGCGAAGTACGTGTGCAGCACCCCGCTCAGGCCCCGCGAACACCAGGAGAGTCTGTGGCGGGCGCTGCGCACGAACGACCTCCAGGTGGTCTCCACCGACCACTGCCCCTTCTGCTTCACCGGCCAGAAGGACCTCGGCCGCGGCGACTTCTCCAAGATCCCCAACGGCCTGCCGGGCGTCGAGAACCGCATGGACCTGCTCCACCAGGCCGTCGTGGACGGCCGTATCTCCCGCCGCCGCTGGATCGAGATCGCCTGCGCCACCCCGGCCCGCATGTTCGGCCTGTACCCGAAGAAGGGCACCATCACCCCGGGCGCCGACGCGGACATCGTCATCTACGACCCGCGCGCCGAGCAGGTGATGTCCGCGGCGACCCACCACATGAACGTCGACTACTCGGCGTACGAGGGCAAGCGGGTCACCGGCCGCGTCGAGACGGTCCTCTCGCGCGGCGAACCCGTCATCGTCCAGCGGGAGTACACCGGCCGTGCCGGGCACGGCGTCTTCACCCCGCGCTCCACCTGTCAGTACCTGAACTAG
- the map gene encoding type I methionyl aminopeptidase: MVELKTETSIDAMHAAGRVVGRALTAVREAARVGVTLLELDEVAREVLREAGATSPFLGYRPSFAPTPFPAVICASVNDAIVHGIPTGYRLRDGDLLSVDCGAVLDGWAGDSAISFVVGRPRPADLRLIETAERALAAGIAAAVVGNRIGDIAHAVGRVCRTAGYGIPQGFGGHGVGRRMHEDPEVPNEGRPGRGLPLRAGMVLAIEPMLIASGKDGYHEAPDGWTLRTDDGSRAAHTEHTVAVTEEGPRILTAR, encoded by the coding sequence ATGGTGGAACTGAAGACCGAAACGTCGATCGACGCGATGCACGCGGCGGGCCGGGTCGTCGGCCGCGCCCTGACGGCCGTACGCGAGGCCGCCCGCGTCGGTGTCACGCTGCTGGAGCTGGACGAGGTGGCCCGGGAGGTGCTGCGCGAGGCGGGCGCGACCTCGCCGTTCCTCGGCTACCGCCCCTCCTTCGCCCCGACCCCCTTCCCCGCGGTGATCTGCGCCTCGGTGAACGACGCGATCGTGCACGGCATCCCGACGGGCTACCGGCTGCGCGACGGCGACCTGCTCTCCGTCGACTGCGGCGCCGTGCTGGACGGCTGGGCCGGCGACTCGGCGATCAGCTTCGTGGTGGGCCGACCCCGCCCGGCGGACCTGCGGCTGATCGAGACCGCCGAGCGGGCGCTGGCCGCGGGCATCGCGGCGGCCGTCGTGGGCAACCGCATCGGGGACATCGCGCACGCCGTCGGCCGGGTCTGCCGCACGGCCGGCTACGGCATCCCGCAGGGCTTCGGCGGCCATGGCGTGGGCCGCCGCATGCACGAGGACCCCGAGGTCCCGAACGAGGGCCGCCCGGGCCGCGGCCTCCCGCTCCGGGCCGGCATGGTCCTCGCCATCGAGCCCATGCTGATCGCGAGCGGCAAGGACGGCTACCACGAGGCCCCCGACGGCTGGACCCTGCGCACCGACGACGGCTCCCGCGCGGCCCACACCGAGCACACGGTGGCGGTCACGGAAGAGGGCCCTCGCATCCTGACGGCAAGGTAA
- a CDS encoding helix-turn-helix domain-containing protein encodes MVRTPLTPEERDRGERLGRLLREARGDRSMADVAAAAGVSAETLRKIETGRAPTPAFFTVAALAEALGLSMDELVARCALAPV; translated from the coding sequence ATGGTGCGTACCCCTCTCACTCCCGAAGAGCGCGACCGCGGTGAGCGGCTCGGGCGGCTGCTGCGCGAGGCGCGCGGCGACCGGAGCATGGCGGACGTCGCCGCCGCGGCGGGCGTGTCCGCCGAGACGCTCCGCAAGATCGAGACGGGACGGGCGCCCACACCGGCGTTCTTCACCGTCGCCGCGCTCGCGGAGGCCCTCGGCCTGTCCATGGACGAACTGGTGGCGCGGTGCGCCCTGGCGCCCGTCTGA
- a CDS encoding ATP-dependent Clp protease ATP-binding subunit → MTNGYPPDPFGDFLARFFGGSAGGAPRHIDIGRLLSQPARELVRGAAQYAAEHGSRDLDTQHLLRAAVSSEPTRSLLSRAGADPDSLASEIDDRAGPAQHPPGESPPPTSLSLTPAVKRALLDAHDMARASGAGYIGPEHVLSALASNPDSAAGHILHAARFQPRSMPPEAPESAPPRPERQRPTDTPTLDKYGRDLTELARQGRIDPVIGRDTEIEQTIEVLSRRGKNNPVLIGDAGVGKTAIVEGLAERIADGDVPDVLAGRRVVALDLTGVVAGTRYRGDFEERLNNIVEEIRAHSGRLIVFIDELHTVVGAGSGGDGGGMDAGNILKPALARGELHIVGATTLEEYRRIEKDAALARRFQPILVPEPTVEDTIGILRGLRDRYEAHHQVRYTDEALVAAVELSDRYLTDRRLPDKAIDLIDQAGARVRLGAGTKGTDVRAMEREVEQLARDKDQAVADEDYEQAKQVRDRITELKQRIAAASEDGRADEGQLEVTAEAIAEVVSRQTGIPVSRLTEEEKERLLGLEEHLHQRVVGQEEAVAVVSEAVLRSRAGLASPDRPIGSFLFLGPTGVGKTELARALAEALFGSEDRMVRLDMSEYQERHTVSRLVGAPPGYVGHEEAGQLTEVVRRHPYSLLLLDEVEKAHPDVFNILLQVLDDGRLTDSQGRTVDFSNTVIVMTSNLGSEAITRRGTGIGFGPGGSDADEEARRERILRPLREHFRPEFLNRIDEIVVFRQLTGDQLRRITELLLESTRRLLEGQGVSVEFTPAAVDWLAERGYQPEYGARPLRRTIQREVDNQLSRLLLNGTVAEGGRVTVDVADGRLDFRADRASPPASDPRVPPPAPEP, encoded by the coding sequence ATGACCAACGGCTACCCTCCTGACCCGTTCGGTGACTTCCTGGCCCGCTTCTTCGGCGGCTCCGCCGGCGGGGCGCCCCGCCACATCGACATCGGCCGGCTGCTCAGCCAGCCGGCCCGGGAGCTGGTCAGAGGAGCCGCCCAGTACGCCGCCGAGCACGGCAGCCGGGACCTGGACACCCAGCACCTGCTGCGCGCGGCCGTGTCGTCCGAGCCCACCCGGAGCCTGCTGAGCCGGGCGGGCGCGGACCCGGACTCGCTCGCCTCGGAGATCGACGACCGGGCGGGTCCGGCACAGCACCCGCCGGGCGAGTCCCCGCCGCCGACCTCGCTGTCCCTGACCCCGGCCGTCAAGCGGGCCCTGCTGGACGCGCACGACATGGCGCGGGCCAGCGGCGCCGGGTACATCGGCCCGGAGCACGTGCTCAGCGCGCTCGCCTCGAACCCGGACTCGGCGGCCGGGCACATCCTGCACGCGGCCCGGTTCCAGCCGCGCTCCATGCCGCCGGAGGCCCCGGAGAGCGCGCCGCCCCGCCCGGAGCGGCAGCGGCCCACCGACACGCCCACCCTGGACAAGTACGGCCGTGATCTGACCGAGCTGGCCCGGCAGGGCCGGATCGACCCGGTGATCGGCCGGGACACCGAGATCGAGCAGACCATCGAGGTGCTGTCCCGGCGCGGCAAGAACAACCCGGTGCTGATCGGTGACGCGGGCGTCGGCAAGACGGCGATCGTCGAGGGGCTGGCGGAGCGCATCGCCGACGGGGACGTGCCGGACGTGCTGGCCGGGCGCCGGGTGGTCGCCCTGGACCTGACCGGCGTGGTGGCCGGCACCCGCTACCGGGGCGACTTCGAGGAGCGCCTGAACAACATCGTGGAGGAGATCCGCGCCCACTCCGGCCGGCTGATCGTCTTCATCGACGAGCTGCACACCGTCGTCGGCGCCGGTTCCGGCGGCGACGGCGGCGGGATGGACGCCGGGAACATCCTCAAGCCCGCCCTCGCCCGGGGCGAGCTGCACATCGTCGGCGCGACCACGCTGGAGGAGTACCGCCGGATCGAGAAGGACGCGGCGCTGGCCCGCCGGTTCCAGCCGATCCTGGTACCGGAGCCGACGGTGGAGGACACGATCGGCATCCTGCGCGGGCTGCGCGACCGGTACGAGGCCCACCACCAGGTCCGCTACACCGACGAGGCGCTGGTGGCCGCGGTGGAGCTGTCGGACCGGTACCTCACCGACCGGCGGCTGCCGGACAAGGCGATCGACCTGATCGACCAGGCCGGCGCCCGGGTGCGGCTCGGCGCCGGCACCAAGGGCACGGACGTGCGCGCCATGGAGCGCGAGGTGGAACAGCTGGCCCGGGACAAGGACCAGGCGGTCGCGGACGAGGACTACGAGCAGGCCAAGCAGGTGCGCGACCGGATCACCGAGCTGAAGCAGCGGATCGCGGCGGCCAGCGAGGACGGGAGGGCCGACGAGGGGCAGCTGGAGGTGACGGCGGAGGCCATCGCCGAGGTGGTGTCCCGGCAGACCGGCATCCCGGTGAGCCGGTTGACCGAGGAGGAGAAGGAGCGGCTGCTCGGCCTGGAGGAGCACCTGCACCAGCGGGTGGTCGGCCAGGAGGAGGCGGTCGCCGTGGTCTCCGAGGCGGTGCTGCGCTCCCGCGCCGGGCTCGCCAGCCCCGACCGGCCGATCGGCAGCTTCCTCTTCCTCGGCCCGACCGGCGTCGGCAAGACCGAGCTGGCCCGGGCGCTGGCGGAGGCCCTGTTCGGCAGCGAGGACCGGATGGTGCGGCTGGACATGAGCGAGTACCAGGAGCGGCACACCGTCTCCCGGCTGGTGGGGGCCCCGCCCGGCTACGTCGGCCACGAGGAGGCCGGTCAGCTCACCGAGGTGGTGCGCCGGCACCCGTACTCGCTGCTGCTGCTGGACGAGGTGGAGAAGGCGCACCCGGACGTCTTCAACATCCTGCTCCAGGTGCTGGACGACGGCCGGCTCACCGACTCCCAGGGCCGGACGGTGGACTTCAGCAACACGGTCATCGTGATGACCAGCAACCTGGGCTCGGAGGCGATCACCCGGCGCGGGACCGGGATCGGGTTCGGGCCGGGTGGCTCGGATGCCGACGAGGAGGCGCGGCGCGAACGCATCCTGCGGCCGCTGCGGGAGCACTTCCGGCCGGAGTTCCTCAACCGGATCGACGAGATCGTGGTCTTCCGGCAGCTCACGGGCGACCAGCTGCGGCGGATCACCGAGCTGCTGCTGGAGAGCACCCGGCGGCTGCTGGAGGGGCAGGGCGTGTCGGTGGAGTTCACGCCCGCGGCCGTGGACTGGCTGGCCGAGCGCGGCTACCAGCCCGAGTACGGTGCCCGGCCGCTGCGCCGCACCATCCAGCGCGAGGTGGACAACCAGCTGTCCCGGCTGCTGCTGAACGGCACGGTCGCCGAGGGCGGCCGGGTCACGGTGGACGTCGCGGACGGGCGGCTGGACTTCCGCGCCGACCGGGCGTCCCCGCCCGCGTCGGACCCGCGGGTCCCGCCGCCCGCACCGGAGCCGTGA
- a CDS encoding aspartate aminotransferase family protein, whose amino-acid sequence MPDWLALYYDDPIEITHGEGRHVWDSAGRRYLDFFGGILTTMTAHALPEVTKAVSEQAGRIVHSSTLYLNRPMVELAERIARLSGIPNARVFFTASGTEANDTALLLATAHRRSNTVLAMRNSYHGRSFTAVGVTGNRGWSPTSLSPVQTLYVHGGVRTRGPFAHLDDRAFIDACVADLKDVLGHTRPPAALIAEPVQGVGGFTSPPDGLFAAFREVLAAQGVLWIADEVQSGWGRTGDHFWGWQAHARSGPPDIVTFAKGIGNGMSIGGVVARAEIMNCLDANSISTFGGTQVTMAAGLANLTYLLEHDLQGNARRVGGLLIERLRAATAGLPGVREVRGRGLMIGIELVKPGTDEADPQAAAAVLEAARQGGLLIGKGGGHDSSALRIAPPLTLTVAEAEEGAAILENALRSPY is encoded by the coding sequence ATGCCCGACTGGCTCGCCCTCTACTACGACGACCCGATCGAGATCACCCACGGCGAGGGCCGCCACGTCTGGGACTCCGCGGGCCGCAGATACCTGGACTTCTTCGGCGGCATCCTCACCACGATGACCGCGCACGCCCTGCCCGAGGTGACGAAGGCGGTCAGTGAGCAGGCCGGCCGGATCGTCCACTCCTCCACCCTCTACCTCAACCGGCCGATGGTCGAACTCGCCGAGCGCATCGCCCGGTTGAGCGGCATCCCGAACGCCCGGGTGTTCTTCACCGCCTCCGGCACCGAGGCCAACGACACCGCCTTGCTGCTCGCCACCGCCCACCGGCGCAGCAACACCGTCCTGGCCATGCGCAACAGCTACCACGGCCGCTCCTTCACCGCGGTCGGCGTCACCGGCAACCGCGGCTGGTCCCCGACCTCCCTGTCCCCGGTCCAGACCCTGTACGTCCACGGCGGCGTGCGCACCCGGGGCCCGTTCGCCCACCTCGACGACCGCGCGTTCATCGACGCCTGTGTGGCCGACCTGAAGGACGTCCTCGGCCACACCCGGCCCCCGGCCGCGCTGATCGCCGAACCCGTCCAGGGCGTCGGCGGGTTCACCTCGCCGCCCGACGGACTGTTCGCGGCCTTCCGCGAAGTCCTCGCCGCCCAGGGCGTCCTGTGGATCGCCGACGAGGTGCAGTCCGGCTGGGGCCGCACCGGCGACCACTTCTGGGGCTGGCAGGCACACGCCCGCAGCGGCCCGCCGGACATCGTCACCTTCGCCAAGGGCATCGGCAACGGCATGTCCATCGGCGGGGTCGTCGCCCGCGCCGAGATCATGAACTGCCTGGACGCGAACAGCATCTCCACGTTCGGCGGCACCCAGGTCACCATGGCCGCGGGCCTCGCCAACCTCACCTACCTCCTCGAACACGACCTCCAGGGCAACGCCCGGCGGGTCGGCGGACTGCTCATCGAACGGCTCCGGGCGGCCACCGCCGGGCTGCCCGGGGTGCGCGAGGTGCGCGGACGCGGGCTGATGATCGGCATCGAACTGGTCAAGCCGGGCACGGACGAGGCCGACCCGCAGGCCGCCGCCGCCGTACTGGAGGCGGCCCGCCAGGGCGGACTGCTCATCGGCAAGGGCGGCGGACACGACAGCAGCGCCCTGCGGATCGCCCCGCCGCTCACCCTCACCGTCGCCGAGGCCGAGGAAGGCGCGGCGATCCTGGAGAACGCGCTCAGGAGCCCGTACTGA